GCCGCTGAAGCGCCCCAGCGGCCCGGCGAGGTCGATCGCCGCCAGCCGCACGTCGTTCAGCGTCCCGCCCAGGTCGACGCTCCCCCTGCCCAGCGCGTACGGCCCGTAGCGCAGGTCGCGCCCGTGCAGCACGCCCGCCAGCCCGAACGCGTCGGGCGTTCCGCCGCCGGCGAAGTCGCCGTCGATCACGCCCGAGAGCTGCGGGAAGCCGGCGATCGAAACGCCCGGCAGCGTCGCCTCGCGGCGGACGTCGGCGAGCCGGAAGCTGCGCGCGTGAAGCCAGCCGGCGCTCTGCGAGATCGGGCGCTGCAGCTCGAAGCCGCCGGCGAGCGACTCGCCGTTGGTGCGCGAGAACGCGAACGGCCCGAACTCGCCGACGCCCTTGGTGTTCACCGCGAACGTTCCGGCGCCGTTGGTGCCGCCGACGGCGCCGATCGTCCCGCGCGCGCTGAACATCTCGCCGGGCGGCTGCGTGAGCAGCGCGGTCGCGATCACGTCGGCGTCGGGCGCGAAGGTGTCGGCGTACGGGAGCGTCGCGCCGCGGCCGCGCGCGTTCGCCACGATCTGCACATCGTCGCCGGCGTCGCCGACGATGACGCGCCCGCCGAGCGCGACCGCCGCCGCGCCGAAGTGCCCTTGCACGCCGTCGATCACGATCGCGTTCTGGTAGTAGTCGGCGCGGCCGTCGAACCCGTCGAACGCGTAGCGGTCGTACGCCGCGTGCGGCGCGCGAAAGACCGAGCGGATCAGCGGCGCCGCGAGCTTCGAGCCGAGCAGCGTCTCGAAGTGCGCGCCGCCGCGCAGCGGCAGGTGCTGCGAGAAGCCGAACAGCGTGCGCAGGTCGTGCAAGTCGGCGTTCGCGGCGAACGCCATGCGGAACATCGGCGTCCCGAACAGGTCGTAGATCGCGCCGCGCCCGTGAACGGGGATCCCGCCGAGCTCGCCGTCGATCCGGTCGACCGCGAGCATGTCGTCGACCATCAGCAGCGGGCCGTGCAGGTTGCGCACCTCGCGCGCCAGCCCGCCGACGGCGAGCCGGCCGTCGCTCAGCTGGGCGCCGCCGCCCAGCCGGTAGTTGAACTCCTCGCCGGCTTTAGGCGCGAGCGCGAAGTAGCGCGCGTCGACGTCGTGCAGCAGGCCGTCGTCGAAGCGCACCGCTTTGGAGTGGATGAAGAAGCCGAGCGCGCCGCGCAGCGGAAGCGCGCGCGCGGTGATCGTGTTGAGCGCGATCCCGCGCTGCACGTCGATCACGGTGCGCTCGCTGAGCGGAAAACGTTCGACCGGCGCGCCTTGCGAGCGGCGCCCGAGCATGACGCCTTCGATCTTCGCGGTCGTGCGCGCGTCGGACTTGACCGAGGCGTCGATCGAGACGTGCTCGATCGACTGGTTGGCGAGGTCCGGCTGCAACGGCGCCGCGTCGACGAGCCGAATCTCGCCGTCGCGGACGCGCGCGGTGAAGTAGTACGGCGCGGCGGCTTTGCGCGTCGGCGCCGGCGGCGTCCCCGGGGTTCCGCCGGTGCGGTTGAAGGTCAGCGTTCCGTCGGCGTGCCGGGTGATGGTCAGGACCGGCTTCTGGATCGCGATCGCGGCGAACCCGAAGCGGTGCGCGCCGCCCGGGAAGATGTCGCGCAGCGCGTAGTCGACGTCGACGCGCTGCGCGTCCAGGACCGGGTCACCGTTCTTCACGACGTGGACGTCGAAGAGGACCGCGTGATGTGTTCCGAGCGTCTGGCCGCCGATCGAGACCTGATAGCCGGTCGCGGCGGAGAGGACGCCTTGCAGGATCAAGCGCGTGATCGCGTGCCGCGCCGCGATCAGCACCACGAGGAGCACCGCCACCGTCGCGGCGACGACCACCGCGCGACGCGACGCTCTCACGCGAAACACCGCTTCCTACGTCCCCGAGCAGCCATCTTAACAAACGTACGTGACGGACCTTGGAAAACGTCGGCGGCTCGGCCCGTCAGGGGCCGAACGCGATGGGATCGGCGCTCGTCTAGAGCGTCGAAGCCACTAGAGATCCAGGTTTCGAACCGTGCGAGCGTGCTCTTGGATGAAGAGCTTGCGCGGCTCGACCTTCTCACCCATCAAGGTGGTGAACATCTTTTCAGCTTCACCTTGCTCACCCTCGCCCTCTAGCGTTACCTGCTTGAGCCGGCGTGTGCGCGGGTCCATCGTAGTGTCGGCCAGCTGCTCGGCGTCCATCTCGCCGAGGCCCTTGAACTGCTGGATGGTCCAGTCTTTGGGATCGGTGCCGTCGAAGATCGCGTTCAGCTCCGCCTCGTTGAACGCCCACTCCTGGCGCTTCCCCTTCTTCACCCCGTAGAGCGGCGGCTGCGCGATGTAGACGTAGCCGCGCTCGACCAGCTGGCGCATCTGCCGGTAGAAGAACGTGAGCAGGAGCGTGCGGATGTGCGAGCCGTCTACGTCGGCGTCGGTCATGATGATGATCTTGTGGTAGCGCAGCTTGTCGGCGTTGAACTCTTCGCCGAAGCCGGTGCCCAGCGCGGTGATCATCGTGCGGATCTCTTCGTTCGAGAGCATCTTGTCGAGCCGCGCCTTCTCGACGTTGAGAATCTTTCCGCGCAGCGGCAGGATCGCTTGCGTGTTCGGATCGCGCCCGCCCTTCGCGGTTCCGCCGGCGGAGTCGCCCTCGACGAGGAAGATCTCGGACTCGGACGGGTTCGTCGTCTTGCAGTCGACCAGCTTGCCGGGCAGGCCGCTCCCCTCGAGCACGTTCTTGCGCCGGGTGAGGTCGCGCGCTTTCTTCGCCGCCTCGCGCGCGCGCTGCGCCTGCATGCACTTGTCGACGATGGCGCGCGCGTACTTCGGATTTTCTTCGAGAAAGAACTCGAGCCGTTCGGTGACCAGCGCGTAGACCAGCGGGCGGATCTTGGCGTTACCGAGCTTGGTCTTCGTCTGGCCTTCGAACTGCGGCTCCTGCAGCTTCACCGAGACGATCGCGGTGAGCCCTTCCATGCAGTCGTCGGTCGAGAGGTTCGCGTCCGAATCTTTCAGCATCCCGCGCTTGCGCGCGTATTCGTTCACCTTGCCGGAGACCGCGGTGCGAAACCCGGTCAGGTGCATCCCGCCTTCGATCGTGTTGATGTTGTTGGCGTACGAGTAGACGACCTCGTTGTAACCGTCCTGCCACTGGAAGGCGCATTCGACGACGACGTCGTCGCGCTCGCCGTTGGTCGAGATGACCGGGGTGAGCGACTCCTTGTTCTCGTTGAGCCACTCGACGAATGAGACGATCCCGCCCTCGTACATGTAGGTGCGCTCTTTGGGACCCTCTTCGGGCCGCTCGTCGCGCAGCGTGATCGAGAGCCCGCGGTTGAGAAACGCCAGCTCGCGCAAGCGGTTCTCCAGGATCTTCCACGAGAAGTCGAGCGTCTCGAAGATCGTCGGGTCGGGCTTGAACCACTGATAGGTCCCGGACCCTTCGGCGCGGCCGACCTTCTTGAGCTTCTGCACCGTCACACCGCGCTCGAACGTGATCTCCCACCGCGCGCCGTCGCGCGTCACGCGCGTCGTCATGCGCTCGGAGAGCGCGTTCACGACCGAGACGCCGACGCCGTGCAGGCCGCCCGAGACTTTGTAGCCGCCCTTGCCGAACTTCCCGCCGGCGTGCAGGATCGTCATCGCGACCTCGACCGCCGGCATCTTCTCGTCGGGGTGCATGTCGATCGGGATCCCGCGGCCGTCGTCTTCGACCGAGACCGAGCCGTCCTTGTAGATGATCACCGAGATGGTGCGCGCGAAGCCTGCGAGCGCCTCGTCGACGGCGTTGTCGACGACCTCGTAAACGAGCTGGTGGAGTCCGCGCTCGGCCGTGTTGCCGATGTACATCCCGGGGCGCTTGCGAACCGGATCGATGCCCTTTAGGACCTCGATCTGTTCGCCGGTGTAGTCGTTCATTCGAACCTATGACTTCGACGCGAACCGCCGCTTTTACTTGAATGGAATGACTGATCGGTGGTGCTGTCCGGATCGCGCCAATTCGACCGCGCCGGTGCGAATGGTGCCGGTTCCCGGTGCCCTAGTGCGGCTCTATTGTGCGGACGAACTCATAAAGCTCGCCGAGCGCGTTCTTGCGCACGGCGGAGTCC
Above is a genomic segment from Candidatus Eremiobacterota bacterium containing:
- the gyrB gene encoding DNA topoisomerase (ATP-hydrolyzing) subunit B; its protein translation is MNDYTGEQIEVLKGIDPVRKRPGMYIGNTAERGLHQLVYEVVDNAVDEALAGFARTISVIIYKDGSVSVEDDGRGIPIDMHPDEKMPAVEVAMTILHAGGKFGKGGYKVSGGLHGVGVSVVNALSERMTTRVTRDGARWEITFERGVTVQKLKKVGRAEGSGTYQWFKPDPTIFETLDFSWKILENRLRELAFLNRGLSITLRDERPEEGPKERTYMYEGGIVSFVEWLNENKESLTPVISTNGERDDVVVECAFQWQDGYNEVVYSYANNINTIEGGMHLTGFRTAVSGKVNEYARKRGMLKDSDANLSTDDCMEGLTAIVSVKLQEPQFEGQTKTKLGNAKIRPLVYALVTERLEFFLEENPKYARAIVDKCMQAQRAREAAKKARDLTRRKNVLEGSGLPGKLVDCKTTNPSESEIFLVEGDSAGGTAKGGRDPNTQAILPLRGKILNVEKARLDKMLSNEEIRTMITALGTGFGEEFNADKLRYHKIIIMTDADVDGSHIRTLLLTFFYRQMRQLVERGYVYIAQPPLYGVKKGKRQEWAFNEAELNAIFDGTDPKDWTIQQFKGLGEMDAEQLADTTMDPRTRRLKQVTLEGEGEQGEAEKMFTTLMGEKVEPRKLFIQEHARTVRNLDL